Part of the Liberibacter crescens BT-1 genome is shown below.
GCAAGTCGCCATCAATCCATCAGCATATATTATCTGCTGCTGAGCAGCATAATTAAAATATTTAATAGTTAAATATGCAGGACGTTCTACATTAGCAGAATACTCAGGAATTGAAAGGCATCCTTCCTCATAAACAGAACGTTTATCTGACAAAGAGATTATCTCTGGATTTATAAACACCATCGGATTTTTTAATTTATTTCCTTTTTCTATATCCATAACAAAAAACCTATATAGAACTCCTACTTGAACAGCCGCCAATCCAATACCAGGAGCGGCATACATGGTTTCCAACATATCATCAACTAGTTTCCTAAATTCAGCATCAATTTTTTCTACTGGCTTAGAAACCTGACGCAAAAGGGAATCCGGAAAAATCACAAGTGGTTTAATTGTCATGGTTTCCTATTTACTGTACACTCGAAGTTAAAAAATATAATTTACTCTCTATTAATAACAACTCTTATTAAGAGCATATATCAATTTACAAAATCAATGTCTTAAATAACCCAAACTCTCCAAAACTTCTATAAATTTTAAAAATCTAGGAATTAAATTTGTGACAGTATCCTTTGAAATATTTATACTTATTGGAATATTTTTATTAATTTTATCTCTATCTTTTATTAAAGTAATGCATTTCGTTCGGAAGGAACAGAACAAAGAAAGCATACAAGAAAAAGACTCTGAAACTAGAATATTAGAACTCATCGCTCAATTCCAAGCCGAAATGCAAGGACGTCTTTCCACAATAATAGAAGTATTTGGAAAAAGAGATTCAGAGTTTACACAAACTTTCAGCCAACACCTCGAAGGACTTTCACAACGAGTGGGAAGTACTTTGGTAGAACAAACAAAAACAACAAATGAAAACCTTCGTAGACTTCAAGAGCGTTTAGCAATCATTGATGTAGCACAAAATAATATTCAAAATTTAGCAAAAGACATTGTCAGCTTACAAACAATTCTCTCAAACAAACAAACAAGAGGTGCATTTGGACAATCCCGCATGGAAAACATCATCATTGATGCTTTACCTATAGGAACTTACACATTTCAGCCTACTCTTTCTAACGGATCACGCCCAGATTGTACAGTAAAAATGCCAAATAATGCACCAACTTTGGTAATTGATGCAAAATTCCCATTAGAGGCATGGAATGCCATGCGTGAAACAGGTGAAAATATATCAAAAACAAAATTTCGTCGAGATATTGAAACCCATATCCGGGATATTTCTAAAAAATATTTAATACCAGGAGAAACCCAAGACATAGCATTTATGTTCGTACCGTCAGAATCAATATTTGCTGAAATCCATGAAAATTTTGAAAAACTAATTCAAACAGCCTATCGCGCAAGAGTTATTATCGTATCACCCTCGATATTGATGCTATCAATTCAAGTGATCCAAATTCTTCTACGTGACTATCGAATGCGTGAACAGGCAAGTCTTATTCAAATCGAAGTGACCAACCTTATTGAAGATATCTTGCTTATGGATAAGCAAACACATAAACTACAAGAACATTTTGTGCATCTTCAAAAAGATATCAGCCTGATATTAACTTCTTCAGAAAAATTAATAAAACGTGCTTCAAAAATTGAATCAATAGAATTGTCTACAGATAACCAACCTCATAAAGATACTAACCCTTAAGTTAATAAAAATTCTTTAAAGGCTCTATACTCACTTAGAGAAGATAATTTCTCTACGATACAAAGTCACAAATGCCTTATTTTTTACATAGACATCACATGTTTATCTTATAAGTTATCGTAAAATGGTGGGCCCGGAGGGACTCGAACCCCCAACCAAGCGGTTATGAGCCGCCGGCTCTAACCTTTG
Proteins encoded:
- a CDS encoding DNA recombination protein RmuC, producing MTVSFEIFILIGIFLLILSLSFIKVMHFVRKEQNKESIQEKDSETRILELIAQFQAEMQGRLSTIIEVFGKRDSEFTQTFSQHLEGLSQRVGSTLVEQTKTTNENLRRLQERLAIIDVAQNNIQNLAKDIVSLQTILSNKQTRGAFGQSRMENIIIDALPIGTYTFQPTLSNGSRPDCTVKMPNNAPTLVIDAKFPLEAWNAMRETGENISKTKFRRDIETHIRDISKKYLIPGETQDIAFMFVPSESIFAEIHENFEKLIQTAYRARVIIVSPSILMLSIQVIQILLRDYRMREQASLIQIEVTNLIEDILLMDKQTHKLQEHFVHLQKDISLILTSSEKLIKRASKIESIELSTDNQPHKDTNP
- the def gene encoding peptide deformylase — translated: MTIKPLVIFPDSLLRQVSKPVEKIDAEFRKLVDDMLETMYAAPGIGLAAVQVGVLYRFFVMDIEKGNKLKNPMVFINPEIISLSDKRSVYEEGCLSIPEYSANVERPAYLTIKYFNYAAQQQIIYADGLMATCIQHEMDHLNGVLFIDHISRLKREMVMRRFAKLAKHKT